The following are encoded together in the Bacillus sp. V2I10 genome:
- a CDS encoding MFS transporter, protein MKLNDLRKSGHAPSLFASFLYFDVSFMIWVLLGALGVYITKDFGLSPAEKGLIVAIPILGGSLFRLILGILTDRIGPRKTAIGGMLVTMVPLLWGWLLGESLAELYMIGILLGVAGASFAAALPMASRWYPPHLQGLAMGIAGAGNSGTLFATLFGPRLAESIGWHNVMGLALIPLSIVFVIYLLIAKDAPSQPAAKPVKEYFNVFKMKDTWYFCLLYSVTFGGFIGFTSFLSIYFVDEYGLSRVRAGDFVTLCVIAGSFFRPVGGFIADKIGGVKLLLFLFVGVAISMLGVSVLSSFTAVTILLFFGMLFLGMGNGAVFQLVPQRFPEEIGFITGIVGAAGGVGGFFVPNILGTLKQITGTYDAGFAVFSVVGIAALTILISAQFSWRKTWVIGKKSVKI, encoded by the coding sequence ATGAAATTAAATGACTTGAGAAAAAGCGGTCATGCCCCTTCCCTATTTGCATCATTTCTTTATTTTGATGTCAGTTTTATGATTTGGGTTTTATTAGGGGCATTAGGTGTTTACATTACAAAGGATTTTGGACTGTCACCTGCTGAAAAAGGATTGATTGTAGCCATTCCAATTTTAGGAGGATCGTTATTCCGGCTCATTTTAGGTATTCTGACAGACCGTATCGGCCCTAGGAAAACAGCAATTGGCGGTATGCTCGTTACGATGGTGCCCCTTTTGTGGGGATGGTTATTAGGAGAAAGTTTAGCAGAACTTTATATGATTGGAATTTTGCTTGGAGTAGCTGGTGCAAGCTTTGCTGCTGCACTTCCCATGGCTAGCCGCTGGTACCCTCCCCACTTGCAGGGCCTTGCCATGGGGATAGCTGGAGCAGGCAATAGCGGTACACTTTTTGCAACATTATTTGGACCGCGTCTTGCAGAATCAATTGGCTGGCATAATGTAATGGGATTGGCCTTAATCCCTTTATCTATCGTTTTCGTCATTTATCTATTAATCGCAAAGGACGCTCCATCACAGCCTGCTGCTAAACCAGTCAAAGAATATTTTAATGTATTTAAAATGAAGGATACTTGGTATTTCTGCCTGCTATATAGTGTAACCTTCGGAGGTTTTATTGGGTTTACCAGCTTTTTGAGCATCTATTTTGTGGATGAATACGGGTTATCAAGGGTTAGAGCGGGTGACTTTGTAACATTATGTGTTATAGCAGGCAGTTTCTTTCGTCCAGTAGGAGGATTTATCGCAGATAAGATAGGCGGGGTTAAACTTCTATTGTTCCTATTTGTTGGAGTGGCAATCAGCATGCTTGGAGTTAGTGTTCTTTCATCTTTTACTGCAGTTACGATTCTGCTGTTTTTCGGGATGCTGTTCCTTGGTATGGGTAACGGAGCTGTTTTCCAGCTAGTTCCACAGCGATTTCCCGAGGAAATTGGTTTTATTACCGGAATTGTAGGGGCAGCAGGCGGTGTAGGAGGTTTTTTTGTACCAAACATACTGGGTACATTAAAACAAATTACAGGAACATACGATGCTGGATTTGCAGTCTTTTCTGTTGTTGGAATTGCTGCACTGACAATCTTAATTTCAGCACAGTTTTCGTGGAGAAAGACATGGGTTATCGGTAAGAAGTCGGTTAAAATTTAG
- the nirD gene encoding nitrite reductase small subunit NirD has protein sequence MVNNSLIKVLVCAADELPERLGKTVRVEGNEVAVFRLSDGRVRAVENRCPHKGGVLTEGIVSGEYVYCPMHDWKICLDDGKVQDPDNGCVKTYQTIIDDNDIYLLL, from the coding sequence ATGGTAAATAATAGTTTAATAAAAGTGCTGGTTTGTGCTGCTGATGAACTTCCAGAACGTTTAGGAAAAACGGTTCGTGTTGAGGGAAATGAGGTTGCGGTATTCAGATTATCTGATGGAAGAGTCCGTGCAGTCGAAAACCGCTGTCCGCATAAAGGTGGCGTGCTCACAGAAGGAATTGTCAGCGGTGAATATGTCTATTGCCCAATGCATGACTGGAAGATCTGTTTAGATGATGGCAAGGTCCAGGATCCAGATAATGGCTGTGTAAAAACATATCAAACGATAATAGATGATAATGATATTTACCTTCTTTTGTAG
- the cobA gene encoding uroporphyrinogen-III C-methyltransferase encodes MKKGKVYIVGAGPGDPELITLKAVKCLAAADVILYDRLVNPVLLEHAKEEAEFIYCGKIPGNHCVPQEVIQKLLIEKSLEGKTVVRLKGGDPFIFGRGGEEAEALARLGIAFEIVPGITAGIAAPAYAGIPVTHREYGGSFAFVTGHCTTGKPDNIRWDCLAKGVDTISIYMGMKNLPYICKELQTFGKSPQTPIAVIEQGTTMNQRIVTGTLESIVEIVKSEEVTNPAMIVIGEVVNLSERLSWFSQRKREKVFI; translated from the coding sequence ATGAAAAAAGGAAAAGTCTATATAGTTGGAGCTGGACCTGGTGACCCGGAATTAATTACCCTCAAAGCTGTGAAATGTCTTGCAGCAGCAGATGTCATCCTGTACGACCGTTTAGTCAATCCTGTCTTGCTGGAACATGCAAAGGAAGAAGCTGAGTTCATATACTGTGGTAAAATTCCGGGAAACCACTGTGTCCCACAAGAGGTTATTCAGAAATTGCTCATTGAAAAATCTCTTGAAGGAAAAACAGTTGTGCGCTTAAAAGGCGGAGATCCATTCATCTTCGGACGGGGTGGAGAAGAGGCAGAAGCGCTCGCCCGACTTGGCATTGCTTTTGAAATTGTGCCTGGCATAACAGCAGGAATAGCAGCGCCTGCGTATGCAGGCATTCCTGTTACCCACAGGGAGTATGGAGGTTCCTTTGCTTTTGTCACAGGTCACTGTACGACAGGTAAACCCGATAACATCCGTTGGGATTGCTTAGCAAAAGGTGTTGACACTATATCCATTTACATGGGAATGAAAAATCTTCCTTATATATGCAAAGAGCTTCAAACATTCGGTAAAAGTCCCCAGACGCCAATAGCTGTCATTGAACAAGGAACGACAATGAATCAGCGCATTGTAACAGGAACTCTCGAATCAATAGTGGAAATTGTTAAAAGTGAAGAAGTGACAAACCCGGCCATGATTGTAATAGGAGAAGTTGTTAATTTGTCGGAGCGTTTATCTTGGTTTTCACAAAGAAAAAGAGAAAAGGTATTTATATAA